The segment GGCCATGGAGCCGCCCAGCTTGCCGACGGCGCTGCCGACGCCCTCGGCTTTTTCCTCGCCGGTTTCACCGGTGAGGATTGCCTCCAGCGCATCGTCACGGGCATCACCGGCGTTGGCTTTCCAGGTTTTCCTGGCTGCCCGGTTTACCCTGCGCCGGGCATTGCTGCCCAGGCTCTGGTGGGCTTCGTAACCCAGCCTGCCGGCCACCACCACCCCGGCAGTGGCTGCCAAAAGGCGCGCGCCTTTTTCCTGAGGGCTTCTGGACTTTCGCTCTTCGGCTTTCTTGTCAGCGCCAGCCAAAGCTGGTGCATGCCGAGAAACACCGCCCAGTTGCATCAGGCTCAGATACGCCTGACGTAAACGTTCCACCTGATCCAGTTCCCGGCCAAGCCGAAGAATCTGCAGTTCGTGCTGGTCGGTTTGCTCCAGCGCCAGCGCGCGTTCAACCAGGCGCACCTTGTCCAGCTCCAGCCCCAGGCGGATGACCTCACCGATCAACCGCCCCAGCCGAATGCCATCCGCCTGCCTGCGCAGCGCATCGAGCGCGCTGCCAAGCGACGGGGTTATGGTGACGCCGAGGGTGAACACCTGTGTGTTCGCCATGCGTTCCTCCTTGTCACGGCGCGAGCCACCAGAGCATGTCGGGGTACGACATGCTCATGATTTCGCTCGCGGAAAAGTTCAGCTCCGTGGCCAGCCGCCGTGCGGCGGCCTTCTGCCGGGCAGGGTCAAAGCTCGTCGTCCTGCACCAGGCGAAAGTAGCCGGCTTGCAGGCGGCTGTAGTCCTTAAGGGCCAGGCCCTCGAGGTCCTTGACGCCCACTTCGGCAAGCGAGGCGAACAGGTTCAGTTCGCGCTGCTCGTCGTCCTTGGCGCCGCCCGCCTGGGCGTTGCGGATGTCACGCACGGTGGGGGCGCGCAGCGACAGGCTGTCGACCTGCACGCCATTGGCCTCGCTGGGCCGCGACAGGCGCACGGTGACGCGCTCGGCGTCGAGGTTCAGCCACTGCGGATGCTTTTTCGCTTGAGCCATGTGCAGCCTCCTTACAAGCCCAGGGCGGCGCGCTGGGCGGCCAGTTGGTCGGTGCCGTCGATCACCCGCTTCATGCCAATGGCGTCGATCTCGTAGATCAGGCGGCCGTCGACTTCCAGCTTGTAGTAGGTGACGCTGACGCCGTGCTTGATCTCGGCCTTGTCGCCGGACTTCCAGTCGCCCATGTCGATTTCTTTAAGGGTGCCGCGCAGGGTCACCACCACCGGGTTGATCTGGCCCTTGAGGCCCTTGAAGGCGCCGCGGAAGGTGCCGTTGAAGCCGTTGCCGTCGGCCAGGCCGAAGAACTTCAGGGCCTCGCGACGCACGCCGGTGGTGGTGAAGGCGGCTTCTTGCTTTTCCATGCCCTGGTCCATCTCGACCGGCATGTCCATGCCGCCTGGGCGGTACTCTTCCATTTTCAGGGTGAGCTTGGGCAGGGTGAGGCTGGGCACGTCGCCCTGGAAGCTCACGCCATCGACGAACAGGTTCAGGTTGGCCAGTGTTTCGGGAATCATTGCCATGTAAATGCGCTCCTTAAGCGGCGGAATCGAGGACTTCGGTCAGCCACTGGTTGGTGACTTCGACGCGGAAATTGGGGTTTTCGGCAGGGGGTACGTCGGTGAAGCGGATGTTCCAGTACACCTTGCCCTGCTCCAGCTGGCTGGCAGTGTTCAGCTCGGGGTCGGCGTAGACCTCGAAGTTGATGATCGCGCCCTGGTTCTTCAGGTCGCGCATGAAGGCCTGCAGGCCTTCGGTGACGTCCTTCACGTAGGTGGCGGTGATGGAGCGGTCGACGGCCCACTTGTGGCCGTAGAGGATCGCGTCCATGACGATGTCCATGGTGCGCACGCGGGTGACGAAGGCCCATTTCGGGTCGCTGGACAGGGTGCGGTTGCCCCACAGGCGGAAGCCGTCATCGCGAATGATGGTGGCGATGTTGGCGTTGTTCAGCAGGTTGGCGCGGCAGGTGTCGTCGCCATCGAGGAACTCCACCGCACGGCTGGTGCCGGTGATGCCGACGAACTCCTTGTTCGAAGGCGAGGCCCAGAAGCCGTATTCACGGTCGGTCCAGGCGAACAGGCCGGCCACCCAGGCCGAGCCCGGTGCATCCACCGTGGCCGCTTCGTCGTTGTCCCAGTAGCGCACGCCCGGGTCGACCAGGAACGCGCGCTTGGCGCCGAAGTTGCCGGCGTAGGCGATGGCCGCCTCGTCGGTGGTGTTGGGGCCGTCGATGATGGCGATGGCGCGCAGCTTGTCGGCCAGCGCCACCAGCGCGGTGCCGACGGCGTCGGTGGCGCTGTGTTTCGGGGTGACCAGCAGGCGTGGCTGGGCGTTGAAACGGCTCTTGCCGTCCAGCAGCGCCTGCAGGCCGGTGCGCTTGCCGTCGGCCTGCACGGTGCCGATGATCGCCGCGGTTTGTTCGGCCGCATCGCTGAGCTTGGCCACGCCGCAGGCGACGATGACCGCCTTGGCGCGGGTGTAGATGGCACGGCAAGCCTTGGTGATGGCCGCATCCTGGCCGAACGCCGCGACCGCTTCGCGCTCGCTGGTGATCAGCACCAGGTCGCCGGCCTTGGCGGTGGCGCCAGCGCCTTCGGTGAAGGTGTCCACCAGGCCGATGATCGAGGAAGACGGCAGCGCGATGCTGCGGGCACCGGTGTCGACGTTGGTCACGGTGACGCCGTGGAAGAATCCACTCATAGGGGTTTTGCTCCAGATTCAGATATGAAAAGGCCCCGCGAGGGTGCGGGGCCTTGAGGGGTGTTTTGCGGGTGAAAAAAAGCCCCGGCGGTGCGGGGCGCTGTGATATCGGATGGGCAAGCCCCCCGTGATTGCGGGAGGCTATTGGGTCTGCTCTGCGACCCATACTGGAGAAACAGGCCGGTATTGCGGGTTAGGGAACGCCTCGGCTTGTGGCCAGTCGCGCAGTTGCTGCATGAAGATCAGCAACTCAGCGAACTGCTCGGTGCTTAGCGTCGTTCCACCTCCGATATCGATCTGATCGCGATGGCGATCGCGTAACCAGGTGCAGGCCAGCAACTCACTGTCGCGCCACATGCGCTCAAGCACTGTCGCATCCTGTGGAATCGCCACCAGATACGGCACACCTCGCTCGTCATGGGCCAGCGTTTTGTCGAGGGGCCGGTGGGTGATAACTTCCTGATACAAGGCCTCGGTAATTTCGACTGCATCTGCAGGCATGTTCCGATGGACACCCGACAGGTAGGTCGTCCCCGTGGATTGGCTGTAAAAACGTGTCATGGCGCTACCACCCCACTACCCAGTAAGAGACATCAACGCCCGCACCACCGTAGGCCGAGTAGAACGTGGCGCCAGTCAACGTAGGCGTACCGACTGAGAGTGGCGCAGATGGATTGTTCGAGCCGCCAAATACCGCGATGCAACGACCAAAACCCGTGGGAAAAGCCAGGGGCCAGGCCACCGCAAGTGCCCCTGCACTGGGTTTGTTCACATAGCCCCACTGCAAGATCAGGCCAAACAGCCACCAGGGCAGGCGGATGTAGCCATTGGCGCCGAAGCTGCCCTGTATGCCCCACTGCAGGCGGCGCAGGCTGAACCACTTACGGCCCTCGGCGGCGCCAGCAGTGACTTCGGCCTCGCTGATTTCGCCTTGCAGGACAAAGTCCTGTACAGCTTTGTCGGTGACGGCCAGGTTGTCGGCGCGGCTCATTGATCACCTCCGAACTGTTCCAGGAACTGCGGCGCCTGGGGGCGCTCTGACGCCTTAGGAAAAGCTTCGGATTGCGGCCAATCACGCAGCTGTTGCAGGTACGTCAACAGCTCAGTGAATTGGGCGCTGTCCAGGCTGGTTTCTGTGCCTATTTCACGCTGGTCCCGGTGGCGATCTCGCAGCCAGACCCACTCGGACAACTCGACGTCCCGCCACGTACGCTCGATGTCCATCAACGCGGCATCAGGCAAGAACCAGGTCTGGGTCGAAAAGTCCCAGAACCAGGCAGCACTTTGGCCCGGTTCAGGAACTTCGATATAACCGGCGTCGCGAAGCGGGTTGAAGACGTTTTCCGGGTCTTCTCCAGGCGGAACACTGGCAGCGCCCATGTATTGACCGGACGGTTTAACGTAATAGCGCAACATCATGGCGTCATCCTCACGACAAGCTTGAAACTGGATAGCGTGATCGAGGTAACAGCGCCGGTGGTCTTGTTCGGCAAGAACGACCTGGCGGTACTCGCCTGCATCAATACACAGCCACTCGAACTGAAGCTGTGCAGATAAGGGCCTTCGTTGTTGGCCATCTGCTCCGAGTTGTAAAGCCAGAACTTCCGATCCACTTCGTCCCCGACCAGATAACCGGCAGCGCCTGTGGTTGATATGCACTTCCAGCGAATATCGAAGGTATTGAATGTGACACCTTCGGGATAGGCGATGGCGTTTGCCGTGCCTGGCGAGATAGGGAACTCGAGCTCATAAGCCTGAGCGGCCCTGAATTGCTTCAACTTTAGTGGCGTGACAGCGGACTGGTCGTCCTCGCCTTGAAGGACGCTCGCTTTACTGGCAACGCGCATGACGCCAAGTGCAGTTTCGGTGGCTTGCATTGCCAATGGCTTCAACGCCGCTACGTCAGCTACGCCCTGATTCACCGGCGCGCTCCATGCCTTGATGCACCACATCACCGACAGGTTTCGAGGACGAGTCTCAACCCCACCGGCAACTGCAGTGACATTGCTGTAATTCATGTTGGCTGTACCGTACTCGCCATACAGCCAACTTCCTTTTACAGCTCCCGCAGCATCCGAGTTTGGCGCCTCATGGCTGTGCGACCGGAACTCATCCGACTGTAAGCTACCAAGTGCTCGACCAACATCAACACCGCGCCCGTGGTCCCAGCCGCGCAGGAATTCGCCGCGATAGTCAGGCAAGCGGAAGGTGCCCGCAGGCTCATCCCCTTTGTTGTACGTGGTGCCAAGATAGGCGGCCAAGTCAGGGTAGGTCGCAACACTCTGCACACTGCCGTCCAGTTCCAGGTAGCCCGCAGGCACTGCGGCTTTCGGGAACGGCAAGATGGCACCGACAGGTGTAGATGAGCGCAGGGCTGCCAGCTCTTCGACAAGGGCAGCTACGTCGATCTGGCCCTGGTTCACTGGGGCGTTCCAGGCCTTGATGCACCACATCACCGCGATGTTGCGAGGCCGGGTTTCGGTGGCGGTTCTCGCAGATCGGGAGGCGTCGAAAGTTGCTCCACCGCACTGAACGCTGCTCGACGGGCCATCTGCAAAGCCGTTGGCGGTTCGATCAGAGACAGCGAAAGCCCCGCTTGCAGTGACGCCTTCACCGAGGAACTGGTAGGCCACGCTCGTGTTTGCGATCAGCTCGCCTTGGATATTTTGCAGCGCATCCAGTTGGTTGCTTCCAAGCGCACGCCCTGCATCAACACCGCGCCCATGATCCCACCCACGCAGGAACTCGCCCCGGGAATCCGGCAGCCGGAAGAACCCAGCCGCTTCGCTGCCGGTGTTGAATGCCCCCCCCAGATACGCCGCCAGGTCGGGATAGACCGCCGCGCTCTGCTCGGTGCCATCGACCTCAAGGAACCCAGCCGGCACCGTGCCACGCGGGAACGGCAACATGGTCCCAACCGGCAACGCCGAGGCGGTTTTCATCAGTTCCTGCACTTCAGCCTTGGTGTAGCTGTCAGCCGACTGAAACGCGCTGAACGCCAGAATCTCCACCGAATCACCAAACGCACAAGCCGTACGGAAGATGATCTTCTGCCCGTCAGCCTGGTAGTCGGTCACCTCACGCCCGTTGCGCAGCACGATGGTGCTGCCGATGGTATGCGGCACGTTGAAGGTGGTCTGCCCCACCGAAGCCTCGAACGAGAAGCGCTCGAACGCCTTGCCGGCGCCGACGCCGCCACCCAGTTGGAAGTAGGTGCCGTCGTAGTTCAGGTCGTACAGCGCGCCAGCGCGGATATCACCGGCCACCAGGTCGACCAGGCCGGCGCTGCCGGCCTTTTTCACGGCCACAGCGGCCAGGCTGTTGATGCGCGCGGTCACGGCGCCGGTGTTGGCGGCGCTCGCCTGGAACTGGAAGCGCTGGCCGGCAGCGTAGGCCGCAAGCGCCGCTTCGCCGCTCTTGAGCTTGAGCACCAGGGCATCGCCGGTGCCGGTGGCAGCGCCCAGCCAGGCCAGTTGGCCGGCGTCCTTGGCCACATCGGCGCGGCGCAGGTACTGCGGATGCGGGTCGGCGGCTTCGACGTGGGCCTTGATCTGGTTGCGGGCATACAGCTCGGCCGCTTCGCGCGCCTTGTCGGCATAGTCGCGGGTGGCCAGCACGATGCTCGGGTCGATCTTCAGGGTGACATTGGCCAGGTTGCCGAACACCACGTGCATGCGGATGGTCTGGGTACGCCCGGAGCCCTGCGCCAGCAGCGGCTTGTAGCTCGGCGCCGGCTTGGCCACGGCGATGAAGTTGCCGCTGGCGTCCTCCAGCGCCAGCTCGCGGATCCACCAGCCGCCGGTCTCGGGCGGCAGCACCAGTTCGGCCACCAGCACGTTGGGGTCGGCAGGCGACGGGTACAGCGCATTCAACTGCGCCCGGTACACCTGGCGCACCAACGCGCTCTGGGTGGGTTTGGGGGTGGGGTCGGGGGTTTGCGAAGGTTCGCCGCCGGCATCGCCGATCAGCATGTGGGTGATGTTCCAGGGCAGCCCCAGCGCAGCAGTATTGGCCTGCTGGGCGATGCCGACGTTGGTCAGGAACCCACCGAATTGGGTGGTTGCGTTAGCCATTGAGGTAGATGTCCAGTATGTCCAGAGTGTGGTCGTTGACCAGGTGGCTGGCGGCCAGGTGCACGTCGATGTCTGCCGCTTCCCAGGGCAGCACCTCGAGCAGGTCGCCATCGCTGACGAACAGCGCCTGGTAGGCCGGGATCAGGCTTTCCAGACTGATGTCCAGGCCGATCAGGTGGCGACTGACCGGGCGCGCGTCCTCGATCAGGCGGTTCAGTTCCTGGTAGGTGTTTTCGTCGATGCCGGCGCTGTCCACCCCCACTTTCAGGGCGAAGGTGCCGGGCACCCCGAGCGGGTCGAGCTGCCACCATTCGCGCACCTCGATCAGGTAGCCGAACGGCTCGACCACCCGGCGCAGGGCGCCGAGGGTGCCCTTGTGGGCATGCACGTAGAACGCCGAGCGGATCACCGAGCGCTTGATCGCCTCGCTCCAGTTGTCGTCCCAGCGGTCCACCGACCAGGCCCAGGCCAGTTGGTACAGCAGGTGCGCCGGGCAACTGTCGGGGTTGTAGAGGGTGCGCAGGCCAGCCTTGAGGTCCTCGTCGGCGGCCACTTCCAGAGCCCGCTCCAGCGGGGTGTGGTTGAGCGGCAGAAGGCTCTGCATGTCAGCCTCCCCGGCTCAGGTCGAATCCTGTGCACCAGGCGGCCTGGGCCTTGCTCGGCTGCAGGTCGGCCCAGCCGATCAGCTCGACCCGGCTGACGCCGTCGATGTGCAGCAGCGCATCGATGCCCGAGCGGGCCACTTCAACGCCCAGGCGCCGGCGCGGGTTGACCGAGGCCTGCAGGCGCCGGCGGCACTCGGCCAGAATGGCCTCGTACTCCGGGCCGTCACCGGCCATGTGCAGCACCGCGTCGATGCGGTACGGCAGAATCTCGGCGCTGCGCACCTGCACGCGGTCAGCCACCGGGCGGATGTCGTCGTCGTTCAGATACGCCGCCACCTCGGCCACCAGCTCGGCGCTGGCGCTGCCATCGCCGTCCAGGCTCAGCACGGTGACGTCCACCACCGCCGGCGACGGGCTTTCGGCGGTGGCGTCGGCCACCTGGCCTGAAGCGTTGCGGGCATGCAGGATGTAGCTGTTGCGCGGGCCGGCGGTGGTCAGGCCTTCATAGACCAGTTGCACCCGTTCGCGCAGGGCGTCGTCCTGCTCCAGCAACGCCTGCACCGGCGGCGTGGCGGTTAAATCCTCGGCCTGGATCACCAGGCGCTGCAGGCCGACGTTGGCGGCCAGTTGCTCGAGGTCGCTGCCTTGGGCGTAGGCCAGCAGCAGCGCCTTGGCCGCATCGTTGATGCGGGCCCGGTTGAGCAGCTTGCGGTAGGCGCCCACCTCCAACAGCTTGGTCACTGGGTCGCTTTCAAGGTTGGCGTTCCAGCTGTCGCCCAGTTGCGTGCGGAAGGTGTCCAGGTCCTGTTGGTAGAGCTCCTCGAAGTCGAGGTCTTCGAGCAGTTGCGGCGCGGGCAGTTTCGACAAGTCGACCTGGCTCATACGCTCACCTCCACCAGCAAGTCGTCACCCAGGTAACGGCCGTTGAGGGCCAGGCTGACCTGGCCGTCGAGCACCGCCACCACCTTCACCCGCTCCAGCGCCAGGCGTGGCTCCCACCGCCCTAGGGCGCGGGCCACTTCGGCCTGCACGGCGCTCTTCCAGCCTTCGTTGACCGGCAGGTCGATGTAGCGGCGCAACTGGCTGCCATAGTCGGGGCGCATGCGCCGGCTGCCGAGCGGGGTGGTGAGGATGTCTTCGATGGATTGGCGCAGGTGGGCAATGCCGCTCAAGGGTTGCCCGGTACGGCGGTCCATGCCGATCAAGGGGCACCTCCCGACGCGGGCGCACCCCGTTCGTGGGTATGCATAGCGTTCTCCTGTGAGGCGAGGGTTGGCCCGGGCCGCGTTGCGGCCGTTTGCCAGCCCTCGCCTCTATTGCAGCGAGGGATGGGACGCGGCCGGGGCCGCGCTCAGGTCGCTCTCAGGCGATCGCTCGGGGCTCTGGGCCCTGGCATGGTTCAAGGTGCCGCAACGCGGGCACTTGATTTGCAGCTCGGTCAGCACGCCCATGCGGGCAAGCAGTCGCGAGCAGGTGCCACAACGAAAATCCTTGAGCATCGCGGGCTCCTGCCTAGTGCTTGTGGTTGGCGGTGTTGCCGGCGGTATCGATGATCCGCCCGCCGCCGTTGATGTCGCCGCTGACGGTGAGCGGGCCGTTGACCGCTACCTGGCCGGCCAGGGTGATGGTCGAGGCCTCGACCGTGACCGACGGCGCCTTCAGGGTGATTGCGCCGTCGTTTACCTCCAGCACACTGCCGGCCACGTTGATGGTGGCGTTGCCGGCGGGCAACTGGATGGCATAGCGCCCGGCCTGCCAGTCGTAGCTCAGCGAGCCGCCGTCGTCGAAATGCCAGGCTTCTACATGGTCGCGGTTGTCCGGCGGGTTGCCGGCATTGCCGTACAGCCCCGGCACGAAGGTGCCCTGGGCCGGCTCGCCGCTGGGGCTGACCAGCACGCCCTGCTCGTCCAGGCTCGGCGCCCGCCAGTGCCGGGCCTTGCCGGCGGCCAACGCATGCCAGCGCACCCAGGCGCTGGTCCAGCCGCCGCCGTCGGACACCCGTACCCGGGCGGCGGCCAAATCCACCGCCACCACCCGGCACGGGATCACCAGGGCGGCCAGCATGCGGTCGTGCATGGCACTGGCGTAGCTCATGCCAGGTCCTCCGGGCTGATGTAGCGGTTTTCGTTGCCGGTACCGGTATCCGGGTCGAAGCCCAGCATCAGGCTGCCCGGCGGTTGGTCCGGCCATTCCCAGCGCGGTTCGCCCAGCAACACCGGCTGCTCCCAGCGCACCTTCCATTGCGCGCCCTGGTACTGCGCCTGCACGTTGCGGGTTGCCTCGACGAACTCCAGGCCCCACAGCTGCTGGCGCAACAGGTCCATCAGTTGCGCCGCCAGCTCGCTGCCTTGTAGCCGTGCATCGTTGCTGGCGCTGTCGGGGGTGATATCGGCCTCGAAGGTGACCGCCAGTACCGAGCGGCCATCCCGGGGCGCGGCGTCGGCGACCATACTGACGATGCCGTGGCGCAGGGCGGGTAAAGCCGGGCTGTTTCCTACAGCTGAATCAGCGTCGACTGACGCCAAATCCGGCATTGCCTCACGAATGGTCGCAGTGAGGGTTGCCTGTAACGTGGCCAGCTGGCTCATGCATCCTCCTTCCATTGCTCAGTACTGCCGGCCGGCTCGCGCAGGCCCAGGCGGCGTGCCGCCCAGCGTTCGTAAAGGTTGATGGCGACGTCGGCGCCGGCCATGGCGGTGAGGCAGCCAAAGGCCGCGGCGCTCCAGATCGACATGCCGCTGGCATACAGCAGCATGACCGTCGACACCCCGCAGACCATGCAGGCCCCAGAGCGCAGCGCCAGCCGCCGGATCAGCGCCCAGCCTCGGGCACCGGCCTTGTCGGCGCGCCACATCTCGCCAGACAGACCGCCCAGCAATGCCAGGACGATCACCAGCCAGAGCGGCATTTCCAGCAACGTCTGTTGCTCGTTCGTCACTGTCCTGTCTCCTGTGTGATGCCCGCCGGCGACATGCCGGCGGTGCGTGTGGGTTGTGTGCATATGAATGAACGTGGCATTCCAAAGGGCCCGGTTCGCCAGGCCCTGCAGTAATGCGTTGTCCAACCGCCGGCCACGACTGGTGACGCCGCGCGGTTGCGCTTCAAATTGGTGACTCCGACCGCGGCCGCCTGCCCGCCGGATAACTGCTTCTGGTGCTTTACGCTGCACACCCGGGCCAGTTGCCAACCCTCTGAACAGTCGAGGCCTGTTCATCGCTGCCTGTGTAACAACCGGTTGCTGACCGGCTTGAGACACAGGTTATGCATTGGTGCATATGCAGTCAATGCATTTGTTCAAGTTTTTATGCGCTTGAATTTGCTTAAATGCATGCAGTCCATGCATGACGCGGCTTGTAGGGCTTTTCTGAGGACGAAAAAAAACCCGCCAAGGCGGGTTCGTTTTGCGCAAGAGGGGTCAGCGGGCGTACATGCCCCACCAGAACACATGGCCGAGCAGGCTGATCTGCTCATCCTGCATCTGCTGGAAGCTGTAGTCCTCGTCGGGGTGCTCGTCGCGGTTGAAGCTGCGCAGGCGAATGCCGGTGGGCAGGCGATACACCTGCTTCACCCGCAGCTGGCCATTGTGGTTGATGGCATAGAGGTCGCCGTCGATGATGTCGCCTACCGTGCACTTGCCGGTGTTCACCCCCACCGTGGCGCCGTCGCGCAGCACCGGCAGCATGCTGTTGCCACGCACGGTCACGCACTTGGCGTTGTCGAACTGCACACCGTTGTGGCGCAGGCTGCGCTTGCCAAAGCGCAAGCGGGCATGCTCGCTCTCTTCGATGACGAATCTTCCTGATCCTGCTGCCAACTCGACCTCACGAAGAAAGGGTACGGACACCTCGTCGTCCTCGACGGGGGTTTCATCATCCCACAGGCTGATGTCGTTCAGCGCCGAATGGGCTGGCGTGGAGGCTGCGGCTTCGCGCGACTCGCCAAGCTCGGCGCGACCACGCAACTGGTCGGTGCTGATGCCGAAATACTCGGCGATGCGCGACACGTGCTTGTCGGACGGGTCGACGATTTTCTCGCTGAGAATACGCGACAGCGTGGATTGCGGAACGCCCGTGCGCCGGTGCAGCTCTGTCGGGGACAGGCCGTGGCGGTCGAGCAGCGCTTTGAGTACGGAGGCTACGTTGCGTTTTTGCATAGCGTGCATAATGCAGCCATGTCCGCACAAATGCAATCTTCAGCGCAACGCGCGGATTCACCGCCCGTCTCCCCGGTGAAGGGTGGCAAAGTGGGTGTCTTCGCTCTCCATGCTGCATGCCGGCAATCGCCTTGTGCAGTGCTGGTGTCAATCCCTAGAGCATACGCCAGGGCACCAGCTGTCCTCCCTGGCGTAAAGGATGGAATTTCCGTGCGGAAAACCCTAGTATTCAGGGTTTCCTCGAGCAGTACGAAAGAATGCTGAACTCAATTCAAATACTGCGAGCGCTCGCAGCATGGGTAGTGGTATTCCATCACTATCTTCAAGTTACTTACAACTTCACAACTACCGACCCCCTCTCTGTTGCACTTCATCGGTACGGTGCAATCGGGGTCGATCTGTTCTTCGTGATCAGCGGATTCGTCATTTTTCTCTCTGCTTCTCGACAAAAAGTCACGCCGTTTGAATTCGCCATTCACCGAATCGCACGCATTGCACCGGCATACTGGATTTTCACCACGCTCACAGCAGTCGTGCTGGCATACCTTCCAGGCGTCATCCCGATGACGCTATTTGAACCGCTGTTCTTCATCAAGAGTCTTTTCTTTATCCCGGCAGCCAACCCTTCCGGGATTGGCTACTTTCCACTGGTGACCGTCGGTTGGACGCTGAATTATGAAATGGCGTTCTACGCGGTATTTTTCTTCTCGTTGTTCCTCCCCGGAAAGTTTCGTATCGCGGCACTTTTCGTTGGAATTCTCGCATTGCGCAAACTTCTTCCAGAGCTGGGGGGCGCATTCGAATTTTACAAGAACAAAATCGTCTATGAATTTCTCTTTGGCGTCGCCATCGGGATGCTGCACCAGCGAGGCGCCTTCAATTCAATGAAGCCTTGGGCAAGCATCGGCCTGCTGGCAATAGCACTGTTCATCATGATCAGGTCCGGCCCTGTCACGCACAGCCCATTCGCTTCAGGTATTCCCTGCGCACTTATCGTGATAGCCGCCCTGTCGCTGGAGCGACTGACTAAAAACATGAAATGGCTGAACGCATTGGGGAATTGGTCGTACTCCACGTACCTGTGCCATATCCCGATTCTTTGCCTCATGCTGGAAGTGCAGAACCACACAGGCCTACCCCCTGCGATCACCCTGCTTACATCGTTAATTCTGATTGCCCTTGTGTCCGCAGCCAGTTTCAACCTGGTAGAAAAACCCATTGCAAAGCGTATGAAGAAGACATCCCCCGAGCCAACAGGTAGCCTGGCGGCCAAGCCGTAACGTTTACTGGCGCGCCGGCGCGGATGTTCTGCTGCCCTTCCGGCTCGCCACCTCGCGGCGCTGAAGCTCTGCCCGCTGCAGGGCTTCAGCACAATCAGTGTCCGGGCCCGCCTTTATCGGTGATGGCGATAATCCAACGGGCCCGTCGAACAAGCAGCCCTGCACCTGATAAAGATCGCTCATCTACCTACAGGTTTTTGGGGCCTGCCCCTGTAACCGGATGTGCCAACGGCGGCCCGTGCGGTGCCTTGGAAAACCCTGTAGCATTGCGTGTTTAGCAATTAGACGCACACAGCTTCAAGGCCCCGAATGTCTGATCTCTCCGCACACACCCCGATGATGCAGCAGTACTGGAAGCTGAAAAACCAGCACCCGGACCAGCTGATGTTCTACCGCATGGGCGACTTCTACGAGATCTTCTACGAAGATGCGAAGAAGGCCGCGAAACTGCTGGATATCACCCTGACCGCCCGCGGGCAGTCGGCGGGGCAGTCCATCCCCATGTGCGGGATCCCGTTCCATTCGCTCGAGGGCTACCTGGCCAAGCTGGTCAAGCTCGGCGAGTCGGTGGTCATCTGCGAGCAGATCGGCGACCCGGCCACCAGCAAGGGGCCGGTGGAGCGCCAGGTGGTGCGCATCATCACCCCGGGCACCATCAGCGACGAGGCGCTGCTGGACGAGCGCCGCGACAACCTGATCGCCGCCCTGCTGGGTGACGAGCGCCTGTTCGGCCTGGCCGTGCTGGATATCACCAGCGGCAACTTCACCGTGCAGGAGATCAAGGGCTGGGAAAACCTGCTGGCGGAGCTGGAGCGCATCAACCCGGTGGAGCTGCTGATCCCGGATGACTGGCCACAAGGCCTGCCGGCCGAGAAGCGCCCCGGCGCACGCCGCCGCGCGCCCTGGGACTTCGACCGCGATTCGGCGCGCAAGAGCCTGTGCCAGCAGTTCGCCACGCAAGACCTCAAAGGCTTTGGCTGCGACAAGCTGACCCTGGCCATCGGCGCCGCCGGCTGCCTGCTGGGCTACGCTAAAGAAACCCAGCGCACCTCGCTGCCGCACCTGCGCAGCCTGCGCCATGAGCGCATG is part of the Pseudomonas fakonensis genome and harbors:
- a CDS encoding phage holin family protein, which codes for MTNEQQTLLEMPLWLVIVLALLGGLSGEMWRADKAGARGWALIRRLALRSGACMVCGVSTVMLLYASGMSIWSAAAFGCLTAMAGADVAINLYERWAARRLGLREPAGSTEQWKEDA
- a CDS encoding acyltransferase family protein, which translates into the protein MLNSIQILRALAAWVVVFHHYLQVTYNFTTTDPLSVALHRYGAIGVDLFFVISGFVIFLSASRQKVTPFEFAIHRIARIAPAYWIFTTLTAVVLAYLPGVIPMTLFEPLFFIKSLFFIPAANPSGIGYFPLVTVGWTLNYEMAFYAVFFFSLFLPGKFRIAALFVGILALRKLLPELGGAFEFYKNKIVYEFLFGVAIGMLHQRGAFNSMKPWASIGLLAIALFIMIRSGPVTHSPFASGIPCALIVIAALSLERLTKNMKWLNALGNWSYSTYLCHIPILCLMLEVQNHTGLPPAITLLTSLILIALVSAASFNLVEKPIAKRMKKTSPEPTGSLAAKP
- a CDS encoding LexA family transcriptional regulator, with the translated sequence MQKRNVASVLKALLDRHGLSPTELHRRTGVPQSTLSRILSEKIVDPSDKHVSRIAEYFGISTDQLRGRAELGESREAAASTPAHSALNDISLWDDETPVEDDEVSVPFLREVELAAGSGRFVIEESEHARLRFGKRSLRHNGVQFDNAKCVTVRGNSMLPVLRDGATVGVNTGKCTVGDIIDGDLYAINHNGQLRVKQVYRLPTGIRLRSFNRDEHPDEDYSFQQMQDEQISLLGHVFWWGMYAR